Proteins encoded together in one Betaproteobacteria bacterium window:
- a CDS encoding CoA transferase: MILDLVQRSDVVVENFSPGVMARYGIDAAALHAIKPSLIYCSISGFGQTGPLRSMQAYAHLINAISGMMDLDRCGDPHPRVSYLQAADGARRRACVRAICAALFRAARTGEG; this comes from the coding sequence GTGATTCTCGATCTGGTGCAGCGTTCGGATGTCGTGGTGGAGAACTTCTCGCCGGGCGTGATGGCGCGATACGGTATCGACGCGGCGGCGCTGCACGCGATCAAGCCATCGCTCATCTATTGTTCGATCTCCGGATTCGGGCAGACCGGCCCGCTGCGTTCCATGCAGGCCTACGCGCATCTCATCAACGCCATTTCCGGAATGATGGACCTCGACCGCTGCGGCGATCCGCATCCGCGGGTGTCGTACCTGCAGGCCGCGGATGGTGCTCGCCGGCGCGCATGCGTTCGGGCGATCTGCGCCGCCCTGTTCCGCGCGGCCCGCACGGGCGAAGGGTGA
- a CDS encoding CoA transferase produces MLECLIAADDITYGALLNGGPVERVPRRGMIVHEFPDRNIAMQTVGAPHLWSRLTAAMERADLETDERFATAAARRAHWPALMAEIRTWLEGFDSAESAVGALTGARIPAVPMLSPEEVVNHPHLLAQRHAFPEVDHPVHARSRSRPRHFTSMASP; encoded by the coding sequence ATGCTCGAATGCCTGATCGCGGCGGACGACATCACCTACGGCGCCCTGTTGAACGGTGGTCCGGTGGAACGCGTGCCGCGCCGCGGCATGATCGTCCACGAGTTCCCGGACAGGAACATTGCCATGCAGACAGTCGGCGCTCCCCATCTGTGGTCCAGGCTCACCGCCGCGATGGAGCGAGCCGATCTGGAGACGGACGAACGCTTCGCCACGGCTGCCGCTCGGCGTGCGCACTGGCCGGCACTCATGGCGGAGATCCGGACGTGGCTCGAGGGCTTCGACAGCGCCGAATCCGCCGTAGGCGCGCTCACCGGTGCGCGCATTCCCGCCGTGCCCATGCTGTCGCCCGAAGAGGTGGTGAACCACCCGCATCTCCTTGCGCAGCGCCATGCGTTTCCGGAGGTGGATCATCCGGTGCACGCAAGGTCAAGGTCACGGCCACGCCATTTCACCTCGATGGCCAGCCCGT